In one window of Tumebacillus algifaecis DNA:
- a CDS encoding MFS transporter — MKKNTLAAHNIKILFWITILQGTSFIAPVLTLFYFARGLTEFHILLLPVFWSLSLLLGEVPAGVYADRFNPKISFLTGAGIRIASLCMLFFADQPWQFYLYSILNGLSMAFFSGSDQALIYDSLKESNEEELMVDAYGKIQSGTFIATLFAVVIGGYLAQDLREDQFILLIALGLALNIASLIFILFVRLPQKVESPIQDESVFASVREGLRVIRQAPQLLIMVLNATFVFIAGVVAFEAFDQPFLKDAGLAVEYIGVMYGVGALIGFFSARSIGWLTKRFSRIGLMFFSGLLVVGALAVASLFGDALLVALTVYLVLKFVSAIRVPIYTQLSNDLIPSHVRATTISLLSIVDGVIDLIVFGTLTFFATGGISSIYMVCAVVALIGTLLPIRKMKQDAQVADAGVAIDHK, encoded by the coding sequence TTGAAAAAAAATACGCTTGCAGCTCATAACATCAAGATCTTGTTCTGGATCACGATCTTACAAGGCACCAGTTTTATCGCCCCAGTACTTACCTTGTTCTATTTTGCAAGAGGGCTGACGGAGTTCCATATCTTGCTGCTTCCAGTGTTCTGGAGCTTGTCCCTTCTGCTCGGCGAGGTTCCGGCAGGGGTCTATGCAGACCGTTTTAATCCCAAGATCTCGTTTCTAACTGGTGCGGGCATTCGCATCGCGAGCCTCTGCATGCTGTTCTTCGCAGACCAACCGTGGCAATTTTACTTGTATTCGATCCTGAATGGCTTGTCTATGGCGTTCTTCTCTGGCTCGGACCAAGCGCTGATCTATGACTCGTTGAAAGAGTCAAACGAAGAAGAGCTGATGGTTGACGCGTATGGAAAAATTCAATCGGGTACGTTCATCGCCACCTTGTTCGCCGTTGTCATCGGCGGATACCTTGCGCAAGACTTGCGCGAAGATCAGTTCATCCTGCTGATCGCATTGGGGCTGGCTCTTAACATCGCGTCTCTGATTTTCATCCTGTTCGTGCGCCTTCCACAAAAGGTTGAGAGTCCGATTCAGGATGAGAGTGTCTTCGCCTCGGTTCGTGAAGGCCTGCGCGTCATTCGTCAGGCTCCGCAATTGCTGATCATGGTGTTGAACGCCACGTTCGTGTTCATCGCGGGGGTCGTGGCCTTCGAAGCGTTTGACCAGCCGTTCTTGAAAGACGCAGGTCTCGCGGTCGAATACATCGGGGTGATGTACGGGGTAGGCGCATTGATCGGCTTCTTCTCCGCTCGTTCGATCGGCTGGCTCACAAAGCGCTTCTCTCGCATTGGGCTGATGTTTTTCAGCGGCTTGCTGGTCGTCGGTGCGCTGGCGGTCGCAAGTCTGTTCGGAGACGCGCTGCTCGTCGCGTTGACTGTCTATCTGGTTCTGAAGTTTGTCAGTGCGATTCGCGTCCCGATCTACACGCAGCTCAGCAATGATCTGATTCCTTCTCATGTGCGGGCCACGACGATCTCGTTGCTGTCTATCGTCGATGGCGTCATCGATCTGATCGTCTTCGGTACGTTGACGTTCTTCGCAACGGGCGGTATCTCCAGCATTTACATGGTGTGCGCGGTCGTTGCTTTGATCGGAACGCTGCTGCCGATCCGCAAGATGAAACAAGATGCGCAAGTGGCCGATGCGGGAGTCGCAATCGATCACAAATAA
- a CDS encoding non-ribosomal peptide synthetase: MPWNETSVAFPSHRVLHELIEEQVQRTPHLAAAVYEDQALTYLELEERANKLAHYLIKQGAGPGRVVGVCVQRSLELVVALYAVLKAGAAFLPLDPEAPLERLKQILQDSETVVCLTQAHLRARIEHDGVPFVDLQADWAQIDREPAEKPEVKVTPDHMISVYYTSGSTGKPKGVVSEHRGWVNRMCWMQNHFQLKAGESVLQKTTLTFDDSAVEFFWPLMVGGRIALLAPGLQVDPRAMIDAAIHYEAVHVQFVPSMLNLVLDEVTAADRLALAKLRSTLSSGEALSATTVRRFFEKMPGSLNNTWGATEVSIDSTIHVCTPEDSTEDGAVSVGKPIDNNRCYVLDEQLQPVGIGVTGELYLAGIGVARGYLNDPERTAKSFRDDLFVPGERMYKTGDLGYIRPDGSVKFLGRADNQVKILGMRVELGEIEAALLRHENVKEAAVLLQETAGLKRLIGYVVPLEADRPPGSEELRAMLKGLLPEYMVPSYLMTLGAMPLNANGKTDRHAFPVPNISRQELGAGYVAPQNEMEAHLCAIFADVLGLDDVGAQDDFFELGGDSITATQVMTRLRATLDGGVDLRLVFEQPNAVLLAAALQANGRSIAVQQQAGIVPVGREQDLPLALTQERLWFVQQMDVESAVYNEPYAYRIRGSCTFPRCRRRSRRSPRATKRCAPRLCWPVTSRCSGSRWKPTCRLRSPT; the protein is encoded by the coding sequence ATGCCTTGGAATGAGACGTCCGTTGCCTTTCCGTCGCACCGTGTGCTTCATGAATTGATCGAGGAACAGGTGCAGAGAACTCCGCACTTGGCGGCTGCCGTCTATGAAGATCAGGCGCTGACCTATCTCGAACTGGAGGAGCGCGCCAACAAACTGGCGCACTATCTGATCAAACAGGGGGCAGGGCCGGGCCGCGTGGTTGGCGTATGTGTGCAGCGCTCGCTGGAGCTGGTCGTCGCTCTGTACGCCGTGCTCAAGGCGGGGGCTGCTTTTTTGCCGCTCGACCCGGAGGCGCCGCTGGAGCGGCTGAAACAGATCCTGCAGGATTCGGAGACGGTGGTCTGCCTGACCCAAGCGCATCTGCGGGCGCGCATCGAACACGACGGCGTGCCGTTTGTCGATCTGCAGGCAGACTGGGCCCAAATTGACCGGGAGCCGGCCGAGAAGCCGGAGGTCAAGGTCACGCCGGACCACATGATCTCCGTGTACTACACGTCGGGCTCGACCGGCAAGCCGAAAGGGGTGGTCTCGGAGCACCGCGGCTGGGTCAACCGCATGTGCTGGATGCAGAATCACTTCCAATTAAAAGCGGGCGAGTCGGTGCTGCAGAAAACGACCTTGACCTTCGACGACTCGGCGGTGGAGTTCTTCTGGCCGCTGATGGTCGGCGGGCGCATCGCGCTGCTCGCGCCGGGCCTGCAGGTGGATCCCCGCGCGATGATCGATGCGGCGATCCACTATGAGGCGGTGCATGTGCAGTTTGTGCCGAGCATGCTCAATCTGGTGCTCGATGAAGTGACGGCGGCCGACCGTCTGGCGCTCGCGAAACTGCGGAGCACGCTTTCGTCAGGCGAAGCTCTGTCGGCGACCACCGTGCGCCGCTTTTTTGAAAAAATGCCGGGGTCGCTGAACAACACCTGGGGCGCGACCGAAGTGTCGATCGACTCGACGATTCACGTCTGCACGCCAGAGGACAGCACAGAGGACGGCGCGGTCAGCGTCGGCAAGCCGATCGACAACAACCGCTGCTATGTGCTCGATGAGCAGCTGCAGCCGGTCGGCATCGGCGTGACGGGGGAGCTGTACCTCGCCGGGATCGGGGTGGCGCGCGGTTATCTGAACGACCCGGAGCGCACGGCGAAATCTTTCCGGGACGACCTCTTTGTGCCGGGCGAGCGCATGTACAAGACGGGCGACCTCGGGTACATCCGCCCGGACGGCTCGGTGAAGTTTCTCGGCCGCGCCGACAACCAGGTCAAGATTCTCGGGATGCGCGTCGAGCTCGGCGAGATTGAAGCGGCGCTCCTGCGGCATGAGAATGTCAAGGAAGCGGCTGTGCTGCTGCAGGAGACGGCCGGCTTGAAACGGCTGATCGGCTATGTGGTGCCGCTGGAAGCGGATCGCCCGCCGGGCAGCGAGGAGCTGCGGGCGATGCTCAAAGGCCTGCTGCCGGAGTATATGGTGCCGTCCTATCTGATGACGCTTGGCGCAATGCCACTGAACGCCAACGGCAAGACGGACCGCCATGCCTTCCCGGTGCCGAACATCAGCCGTCAGGAGCTTGGCGCGGGCTATGTGGCGCCGCAAAACGAAATGGAAGCGCATCTGTGTGCCATTTTTGCTGACGTGCTGGGGTTGGATGACGTCGGGGCACAGGACGACTTCTTCGAACTCGGCGGCGACTCGATCACCGCCACGCAAGTCATGACCCGCCTGCGCGCAACGCTTGACGGAGGGGTCGATCTGCGGCTGGTCTTCGAGCAGCCGAACGCCGTGCTGCTCGCCGCCGCGCTGCAAGCGAATGGGCGGAGCATCGCCGTGCAGCAGCAGGCTGGCATCGTGCCGGTCGGGCGCGAGCAGGATCTGCCGTTGGCCTTGACTCAAGAGCGCTTGTGGTTCGTGCAGCAGATGGATGTGGAGAGCGCCGTCTACAACGAGCCGTACGCCTACCGCATCCGGGGGAGCTGCACGTTCCCGCGCTGCAGGCGGCGCTCACGCAGGTCGCCTCGCGCCACGAAACGCTGCGCACCGCGTTTGTGCTGGCCGGTGACCAGCCGGTGCAGCGGATCGCGCTGGAAGCCGACCTGCCGCTTGCGATCACCGACCTGA
- a CDS encoding non-ribosomal peptide synthetase — MNISELPMIAAPQVAQLAAWNDHAVEFPSHRVLHELIEEQVQRTPHLAAAVYEGQELSYLELEQRANKLAHALIKKGVCPDRVVGVCVQRSLELVVALYAVLKAGGAFLPLDPDAPLQRLKGILEDSQAVVCLTQEKLREAVWHEEVPFLFLDSDWAQIDQEPAEKPEVAVTPEHMISVYYTSGSTGKPKGVVSQHRGWVNRMCWMQNHFRLQPGETVLQKTTLTFDDSAVEFFWPLMTGGRIALIEPGAQVDPRAMIDDAIRYEVVHIQFVPSMLNLVLDELTEADRGGLRNLRSTLSSGEALSQTTVRRFFEKMPGTLNNTWGATEASIDSTIHVCTEDDLQEDGAVCVGKPIDNNRCYVLDEHLQPVPVGVSGDLYLAGIGVAKGYLNDPERTAKAFMDDPFAPGERMYKTGDLGYFRPDGSLKFIGRADNQVKIRGMRVELGEIEAALLKHDKVKEALVIVHDTDGLKRLVGYVVALDAQQGLNLEELRSMTRELLPDYMVPSFLMQLDAMPLNANGKADRKQLPLPDRLPHQSAAAFMEPEGPVQEVLADIWMDILKLEKVSAQDDFFDLGGHSLLATQVVSRIRGQLSVELPLRTLFAKPLFHELADEVERLLMELLENMTEEEALALLNHE, encoded by the coding sequence ATGAACATCTCCGAGCTGCCGATGATCGCCGCCCCGCAGGTAGCTCAGCTTGCGGCGTGGAACGACCATGCTGTCGAGTTCCCGTCGCATCGTGTGCTGCACGAGCTGATCGAAGAGCAGGTGCAGCGGACGCCGCATCTGGCGGCGGCGGTGTACGAAGGGCAGGAGCTGTCCTACCTCGAACTGGAGCAGCGCGCCAACAAGCTGGCCCATGCGCTGATTAAAAAGGGCGTCTGCCCGGATCGCGTGGTCGGCGTCTGTGTCCAGCGTTCGCTGGAGCTGGTCGTCGCGCTCTATGCGGTGCTGAAAGCGGGCGGCGCGTTCCTGCCGCTCGATCCTGATGCGCCCTTGCAGCGTTTGAAAGGGATCCTCGAAGACTCGCAGGCGGTCGTCTGCTTGACGCAGGAAAAGCTGCGCGAGGCGGTCTGGCACGAGGAGGTGCCGTTCCTGTTCCTCGATAGCGATTGGGCGCAGATCGACCAAGAGCCGGCGGAGAAGCCGGAGGTCGCGGTCACGCCCGAGCACATGATCTCCGTGTACTACACCTCCGGCTCGACCGGCAAGCCCAAAGGCGTGGTCAGCCAACACCGAGGCTGGGTCAACCGCATGTGCTGGATGCAAAATCACTTCCGCCTGCAGCCGGGCGAAACTGTGCTCCAGAAGACGACTTTGACCTTCGACGACTCGGCGGTCGAGTTCTTCTGGCCGCTGATGACCGGCGGGCGCATCGCGCTGATCGAACCGGGCGCGCAGGTCGACCCGCGGGCGATGATCGACGATGCGATCCGCTATGAAGTGGTACACATCCAGTTCGTGCCGAGCATGCTCAATCTGGTGCTCGACGAGCTGACCGAAGCGGACAGAGGGGGGCTTCGCAACCTGCGCAGCACGCTGTCTTCCGGCGAAGCGCTGAGCCAGACCACCGTGCGCCGCTTCTTTGAAAAAATGCCGGGGACGCTGAACAACACCTGGGGCGCGACCGAAGCGTCGATCGACTCGACGATCCACGTCTGCACGGAAGACGATCTGCAGGAGGACGGCGCAGTCTGTGTCGGCAAGCCGATCGATAATAACCGCTGCTATGTGCTCGACGAGCATCTCCAGCCGGTGCCGGTCGGCGTCAGCGGCGACCTGTACCTCGCCGGGATCGGGGTGGCCAAGGGCTACCTGAACGACCCGGAGCGCACAGCGAAAGCGTTTATGGACGACCCGTTCGCGCCGGGCGAGCGCATGTACAAGACGGGCGACCTCGGGTACTTCCGTCCTGACGGCAGCCTGAAGTTTATCGGCCGCGCCGACAACCAAGTGAAGATTCGCGGGATGCGCGTGGAGCTTGGCGAGATCGAAGCGGCGCTGCTCAAGCACGACAAGGTCAAGGAAGCGCTCGTCATCGTCCACGACACCGACGGCCTCAAGCGGCTGGTCGGCTATGTGGTGGCGCTCGATGCGCAGCAGGGGCTGAACCTGGAGGAGCTGCGGAGCATGACGCGCGAGCTGCTGCCCGATTATATGGTGCCGTCGTTCCTGATGCAGCTCGACGCGATGCCGCTCAACGCCAACGGCAAAGCGGATCGCAAACAGCTGCCTCTGCCCGACCGTCTGCCGCACCAGAGCGCAGCGGCGTTTATGGAGCCGGAGGGGCCGGTGCAAGAGGTGCTCGCCGACATCTGGATGGACATTTTGAAGCTGGAGAAGGTCAGCGCCCAAGACGACTTTTTCGATCTCGGCGGACACTCGCTCCTGGCGACGCAGGTCGTCTCCCGCATCCGGGGCCAGCTCAGCGTGGAGCTGCCTTTGCGCACTCTGTTTGCCAAACCGCTCTTCCACGAGCTGGCCGACGAAGTGGAGCGGCTGCTGATGGAGTTGCTCGAAAACATGACCGAAGAAGAAGCGCTGGCGCTTCTCAATCACGAATAA
- the fabD gene encoding ACP S-malonyltransferase: MSKIAFVFPGQGSQFVGMGQALCEEHAIAREVFEEANEVLGFDLMKLCFEGSIEELTKTENAQAAILTHSVAAFRVFTQEKGIEPDFLMGHSLGEISALTCAGAISFRNAVRLVHQRGKFMQEAVAAGIGAMASIQNIDRQIVLQECERASSDGQVAVISNYNTPNQVVISGHSEAVAAICERLAEYGGYIVPLKVSAPFHSPLMNGAVVKFKEELSKCEFADLKWPVLSNVTARPYTDCEAIIDNLGDQIVSAVQWQDSVVYVEAQGVTHAIEFGPKKVLRNLIKNCTPAIKGFAYDLKEDRELLEQELQDLQANAVARRQRNLLTMIERCLAIAVCTKNYNPSDEEYQKGVLEPYQKIKLMKMTHEQDKGENLTLGEVNDAVHMLQSVFSAKRTPVSEQHARFEQIHREAGTRGINLDLKERAV; the protein is encoded by the coding sequence ATGAGCAAGATTGCATTTGTATTTCCAGGACAGGGTTCCCAGTTCGTAGGGATGGGGCAAGCCTTGTGCGAGGAGCACGCCATCGCGCGCGAGGTGTTTGAAGAAGCGAACGAGGTGCTGGGATTCGACCTGATGAAACTGTGTTTTGAAGGCAGTATCGAAGAACTGACGAAGACGGAAAACGCACAGGCGGCCATCCTCACGCACAGCGTAGCGGCGTTTCGCGTGTTTACACAAGAAAAAGGGATTGAACCGGATTTCCTAATGGGTCATAGCCTCGGCGAGATCTCGGCTCTGACCTGCGCGGGCGCCATTTCGTTCCGAAACGCTGTCCGTCTCGTGCATCAACGCGGGAAGTTCATGCAGGAGGCGGTCGCGGCGGGCATCGGGGCGATGGCCTCGATCCAGAACATCGACAGACAGATCGTGCTGCAGGAGTGCGAACGAGCATCGAGCGACGGTCAAGTCGCCGTGATCTCCAACTACAATACTCCGAACCAAGTCGTGATCTCCGGTCATAGTGAAGCGGTTGCCGCGATCTGTGAGAGACTTGCTGAATACGGAGGCTACATCGTCCCGTTGAAAGTCAGCGCTCCTTTCCACAGCCCCCTGATGAACGGTGCAGTGGTCAAATTCAAAGAAGAGCTCTCCAAGTGCGAATTCGCGGACTTGAAATGGCCGGTTCTCTCCAACGTGACAGCACGGCCGTACACGGATTGCGAAGCGATAATCGACAACCTTGGAGACCAGATCGTCAGTGCGGTGCAATGGCAGGATTCGGTTGTGTATGTCGAAGCGCAAGGCGTCACGCACGCCATCGAGTTCGGCCCGAAAAAAGTGCTGCGCAATCTTATCAAAAATTGTACCCCAGCGATCAAAGGGTTCGCCTATGATCTCAAAGAAGACCGCGAGCTCTTGGAACAGGAACTCCAAGATCTGCAAGCCAATGCAGTAGCTCGCAGGCAGCGCAATCTCCTCACGATGATCGAGCGTTGCTTGGCGATCGCAGTCTGCACCAAGAACTACAATCCAAGTGACGAAGAGTATCAGAAAGGCGTTCTAGAACCGTATCAGAAAATCAAGCTGATGAAGATGACTCATGAACAGGATAAAGGCGAGAACCTTACGCTGGGCGAGGTGAACGATGCCGTGCACATGCTTCAGTCGGTCTTCAGTGCCAAACGCACACCTGTCTCGGAACAACATGCTCGATTCGAGCAGATTCATCGCGAAGCTGGCACAAGAGGGATCAATCTGGATCTGAAGGAGCGAGCCGTTTGA